The Montipora foliosa isolate CH-2021 chromosome 1, ASM3666993v2, whole genome shotgun sequence genome has a window encoding:
- the LOC137979721 gene encoding neuralized-like protein 4, whose protein sequence is MFKISGMWRRLKQGIHWFISHINFSAVFHRKVAFCFLRVHHRAQALGVFNKWHVAFHGTRVDSINPILECGDLLIPGDVVLGGRKLSEEAGHFNDERKPSGFDTKQIFVSPSVRYSGHDCYAKSKSFEEPKTKQKLSAKAVLQLCINPQSYQVGPQTIGATSEIDSKFSNQEIEWPTKERGSIIVYALLVKLDEDN, encoded by the exons ATGTTCAAAATCAGCGGCATGTGGAGAAGGTTAAAGCAAGGCATTCATTGGTTTATTTCTCATATTAACTTTTCCGCCGTTTTTCATCGTAAAGTagcattttgttttttaagagtCCATCACCGAGCCCAAGCCCTAGGTGTCTTTAACAAGTGGCATGTGGCATTTCATGGTACAAGAGTAGACAGCATCAATCCCATTCTTGAATGTGGTGATCTACTTATCCCAG GTGATGTGGTGCTAGGAGGAAGAAAGCTAAGTGAGGAGGCAGGACATTTCAACGACGAAAGAAAACCTTCCGGCTTTGACACCAAACAGATCTTTGTATCACCAAGCGTTCGGTACTCTGGACACGACTGTTACGCAAAATCCAAAAG TTTTGAAGAACCGAAGACGAAACAGAAATTGTCTGCCAAAGCCGTTCTTCAGCTGTGCATTAACCCACAAAGTTACCAAGTCGGGCCACAGACTATTGGAGCTACTTCGGAAATCGACTCGAAGTTTAGTAATCAGGAGATTGAATGGCCGACAAAGGAACGCGGATCTATTATAGTTTATGCACTCTTAGTTAAACTCGATGAAGACAACTGA